The sequence GGGAAAAGAGCCGCGGGTCCACAAGCTGGTCTTCGAAAAAGGCATTCCCGACGAGCTGGAACGCGGCCTGTACCTCAAACCCGTCGTCGAATACGGCCACTGGGAGCGGCTGTGGAAAATCGATCTCTGGGCCCTGCCCGCCGAGATCATCGAAGCCAAGCAGCGGGAGCTCCAGCGGCTCAAAACCCAGATGACGCCGGACCAGCGGCAACGAATCCTGGAATACAAATACGCCGTCCTCGATCAGACCGGCCGGACCCCCGTGTTCAGCGGCCTCTACATCTACCGCGCCGTGATCGACGAGAAACTCACCGACTTCGACAAAATCACAGCCTACCTGAAGGCCAACGGCATCCGCATGCCGTAGAACTCAATCGGGACCAGACGCTACCGCGGCAATGCCTCGCGCATCGTCGCCAGCGGAAATTCCCTCAGGCCTTTGCAGTAGAAAATCTCGCCGTACCCTGCCACAAAGTTCTGGATCGCCCGCTCGTCCTCGCCAAGCCGGTGCACCGACTCGAAACAGCGGTACAAAATGTCCAAAACGTACTTCGACGGTGGATGGTCCGAGACGAACAGACAGTTCTGCCCCTCCCGTCCCTGCGGCTCGTTCCAGTACACAAAGCACTGCCCGAAAATCGAATCGTCGCCCATGCTCAACACCAGCGGCGTCGACCGGCAATAATAGCTCAAATTCGACGCTTGCGCGTAGTTTCGCGCCATGACGAACAACGCGCCGTCGCCGCGGTAACGCTCATAAAGAAGATCGACCTCGCGCCCCAGCGGATACCAGTGGAAGTAGTAACGCAGGTACTGCTTGACGTGACCCTCCGAACGGAACAGCCCAAAGATATCACCGGTAGCCTTCGGTCCGATGAAGCTCTGCCCGACCACCGCGATAACCAGAACGAAACTGGTGGCCGCTCCCGCCCACGCCGACGCCAAAAGCCACCGCCGGGCGCTACGGCCCGCTTGAAGACCGGCCCACGCCAGCAGAATGACCATCAAGGCGTACAGCGGCGCCGTCCAATTCCCGCCGCCCGGCTCGACCGGGCGAAGGATTCGCATCACCACGTAGATCATGAACGGAACGTACCCCGTCCAGACCAGCAGCATGCCGGAAGGACAACCCTGACGTCTCTGCCGCCGACCCTCCAACCACGGATAAATCAGACACCACGCCAGTAACGCCGGCCCGGCCAGCAACACCTGCCGGCCGAGGTAGATCAGCATGCCGGAAGGATAAAGCCCGGACACCGGCTCGCGCCGCACAAAATGAAAGACAAACGTCTGCCAGCCGTTCGCCGCGTTCCACAACAACGTCGGCAAAAAAACGATCAACGCCAACGCCAACGCGATGTACGGTCCCGGCCGAACCAGCGCCCGCCGGCTGACCGGCTCGGTCAGCCACCAGGCGAACGTGAACACGATCAGCGGCACGGCGAGGAACTTGCAGTCGGCCGCCATCCCCCAGCACACGCCCAGCAGCACCCACCAGCCGAGCCGATCCCGCCGCGCGGCAATCAGGGCAATCCAGACCGCCAGAACCCAGAACACCGCCAGCGGCGCATCGGTAAAAACAATCGTCGTGCCCAACAGACCGACCGGAATCGCCATCAACGCCGCCAGCGTCACTTTCGCCACGTTCTCGTCCGACGAAAGCCACGCCGCGAACCGCCACACCAGCAGCGCCGCGATCGTCCCCATCACGATCGGGCCCATCCGCGCCA is a genomic window of Phycisphaerae bacterium containing:
- a CDS encoding glycosyltransferase family 39 protein, whose translation is MTDSSKVQLSGQRAWLITAGLSVALFAVWLAAGGPGWEGYPCFTWSAPAAVRLGFFAALVAAVGVFVNQLWKVVCEPQRFTPAAILLAFIAFISLRIVIASAIPLISDEAYHWLWPEQIDWCYYDHPGMLGWVTWPFYQLSDTLMMARMGPIVMGTIAALLVWRFAAWLSSDENVAKVTLAALMAIPVGLLGTTIVFTDAPLAVFWVLAVWIALIAARRDRLGWWVLLGVCWGMAADCKFLAVPLIVFTFAWWLTEPVSRRALVRPGPYIALALALIVFLPTLLWNAANGWQTFVFHFVRREPVSGLYPSGMLIYLGRQVLLAGPALLAWCLIYPWLEGRRQRRQGCPSGMLLVWTGYVPFMIYVVMRILRPVEPGGGNWTAPLYALMVILLAWAGLQAGRSARRWLLASAWAGAATSFVLVIAVVGQSFIGPKATGDIFGLFRSEGHVKQYLRYYFHWYPLGREVDLLYERYRGDGALFVMARNYAQASNLSYYCRSTPLVLSMGDDSIFGQCFVYWNEPQGREGQNCLFVSDHPPSKYVLDILYRCFESVHRLGEDERAIQNFVAGYGEIFYCKGLREFPLATMREALPR